Within Lagopus muta isolate bLagMut1 chromosome 1, bLagMut1 primary, whole genome shotgun sequence, the genomic segment AAGAGCATGGGTGTATAGGTTGGACCTTGAGAAAGTGATTGAGAGGAACTTCAGGGCTACAGTAACTCAGTGGCTACAAATTGTCAATAGGGTGTTGAAATAGAGGCATGTCCCAAAAGTAACCATATCCCTGAGTGCCACACTAGTAGATGGATGCACTCTACTGTgtaaagctctttttttttttttttttttttttccagtcaaaCACCAGGGAAAAGGGGGAAGGAGTTCCAGTTATGATCTGGAGCCATATCTTTGCCCATGAAGCCATTCTGTAGGACCGAAACATGTATCTTGATCTTCATGGTGGAGTGTTCTTGGTTAAAAGACTACTTTTAAGAGCATTTTATCTAGAAGGAAGAGATGTAATAAGAGCACCTTTAGAAACAAGTTAAAACCAAATTGAATCATGAGACTTATGTCAAAAAAGCTGGTGGTTATAAAGGGGTCACATCATAGTGAAAATCAAGTAGACCTTTCCATTCCTGGATCAAGGCTGGGTGCTTCTTTAAGCTAAGGTTTTAGGCAGGGAGACTGAAACCTTAGCTGCCCGCCTTTTGCAGaaaggtaaatttaaaaggTAAATTAAAATCTTGAAGTTCTGAAAGCGGAGTTTCTCTTTCcaaggaaaacagttttctggCCACCTTGCCAGCAGCCATACCTAAATATTTCTAGTAACTTCCCCATAGTGATGCTGCTTACCACTGAGGATCTGGAAGGGAACTTGGGTGGTGCCCCATCTCACTTTCCTGACAAACCTGTCCTGACCAAACTGATGCAACAGTCCAGGCTTGATAGAACACAACTATGGTGCAATTTCTGTGGCTCTGTAGGAGGGGAAGGTGAACAGTTGGTTCCTTTTGAGCTTGCAGAAATGGCTCTGCATCCTAGAGAGCAGCAAACAGTCTGAAAAGGTTTAGTGAATAACTCAACACTTtatgaaaggagaagaaaatttaGGCCTTGGTGTTTAGGGCTTTAGTGATTCAACTACTCTGAGAAAGGGATCAGTTTCCTTTGACTTGCAGGACAGCACTGATTTTATTCTGACTTTGTGGCAACAAAGGTATCTTGCTGGCTCATCTACTGCTCTTTCTTCCCTCAATATAGAGCCTGTTATCAAAGACAGCTTTTCCTTCACCTGGGGCAAAGGTCCCACCCAAAGGCTTCAGACATCTGAGATTTACTCCTGGTGCTGACTTGGATGACTCCACTCAAGCTTCTCTTGTCAACATTAATCCCTTTACACCAGAGTCATACCGACAAATGCTCTTTCTTCCCAATGGCAAGCGGAAAGACAGAGAGATGTAAGTGAACTGCTCTTAAATAACAGGTGGGAAGGAGTTAGTTTCAGCAAGACTAGTAATGAAGGATACATTTTTAGTACCCAGGCTTATTTGCTAACAATGAATTACCCACTTCAGTAATATATATTCAGTGATACATGTAGACTTTCCTGAACTTCTGTTACAGAAGGAATCCTGATCTAAGAGGCCAGGTAAAACAGGAGCTACCCACCAAGGTGAGTGCCTCTGCATCATCCCCCCTCAATATGATCATAAGATGCTTACCAAGTCTTAGTGCTTGGTGAAACTTACTCAACCATTGGGGTTTAAACTACTGTGTGACAGAGGATGGTACTTGTAATAGAATAATTCTGAGCTGAATGTCTGATGTTAAGATTTGAAATAGCAAACTTGGCAATGATTCCTCAAGGAAGCTTGTGCCAAAGCAGATCTGAAACTTATACAAGTAACTCTAAAACTCATCTGTTTTGGTCAATAGGTCATGTAATGGTTTGGGCTCCTTGGGGGGCAGGGAGTAATTACTGTATTTGTATATTATTGAATTACTCTAAATAGTGACTGTACCTATGTGGTTTGAAGGAGCACGTGTATTGCTGTAGCTATGAATCAGTGTAGTGAGCAACATTGGGTGGGAATATAACACAGTCTCTACATTGCAAATAATGTATAAATCTGTACCACAAAAAGATATCTGAATGATTCTGATGTGGATGAGTACTGAAGGCTGAACTTCAGTTGCAGTAGTTGCAATGGCAAAATCCTGAAATGAGGCAGTAAATTCTTGAATGTCCCTCAGTAGGTGAATGTCTTTTTGCTGTAGGTCTTGTTAGAAGTATCCTCTTGACTTCTCTGACTTTAGAATGTCCCAAGCAGTGTTTCATGCTAGTTATCAAACTTGGCCACCTTGCACCTCAGTAAGAAGTAAGAAAGTAAGTTTCTTTTGTAAGAAAGCCGAGGTACAGAGAAGGGACTCTGCTGTGAGACCAGCAGATCTGAGGAGAGCCTGGCTCCCACTGTGACTTAAGTGATAATATCAGTAAATGCAGAGCTACCTAGATTCATGGCCTTGTATACCTTGGTTTTTCAGACTTGACATAACAAGTTTTGATCAACTGAAAATTTCCACTCTGACCATTGCATGAATTTAGCTGTAATGAGGCCAGCTGTGATTAAGTGTTAGTTTGGCTCTCCACTGAAGCTGTGGTGATGCTGGAAGATGAGCTTGGCATACCCTAGTTGAGCATCTCCTGGCTGATGTCCTTTGCTCTCCTTCTGTGGCTGGTCAGGAGAGATGTGAAAAAGTATTTGGACTTCTTGCCCACCCCACCAAGGGCTTTCTTATTCAACTGGGCTGTCTGTGTATTTTGAAGACTTCACTATACATTTCCTGTATCCATGGTCCAGCAGGCACAGTCTTAAAGCACAAAACCAAAATTTGCTGGAAAACCTCTGTGGCAGTGTGTGCTGGCTCGCCAAATGGGGCAAGGAGCAAGATTGAGTGTGCCCTTGgccagctggcagagctgggtcCTGCCATCCTTACTTCTCCACTTCTCATCCTTGCTGGCTTCTGGAAAGGAAGTCAAGTGCAAATCAGATCTGTATTCAGGTGAGGTAAAAATCTCAGTTTTCCTGAGCAGCACTTTTAACCAGGTATTTCTTGTATGTTTTGTTCACTGTAACTGAAATACCTAGGCTCACTTGAAGAATAATGATACCCTCTAGTCGAGAAAACTGGTATTGCAGAAAACCCATAGCAGGTGTAATAATACACAGCTGTAGCTTCTCAAGCATGTGGCATTTGGGACTGGTTCTTTGGAAGAAAGTCTCAATTTTGTCTTACTGAAACATTATTCCTGCATTCATTTCAACCataactgaaacaaaattgTTACTAGaagctatttttatttcctgagcTAATATTTAACTGTCTTACAAAATTTGGCCTGTTGTGAAGAGCTGCTGTTTCACGTGGGCCACATCTTTCTGACTGGGGCCACATCCTTCCTTTAAGGTCATATTGCAGTCTAGCAGGAATCACAGCAGTGGTTTTTGTGGGAAGTCATGTGCAACAGGAATCCTTGTCCCTGTAAGGGATGTAGAGGGATAAAGGGAAATCACATAGTCCAGTCTCTTGTTCTCTTCATGCaccactacttttttttttttccttctctctcctgctGGTAGACATCACTCCACAAGCAGTACCAGCACCTTCTATTTCTCTGATGACTGTTACTGTAACAATAAtgttccagctgctctgcaggctttTATCCCTTGGTACACATGTGGCTCTTGGTGAGGAAATAGCGGGGAATACAAACACTTAGACCTGCTGAAGTACAGTTAGTCAACAGCTGTTGCTTCAGAGCCAATGAGATCCTCAGCTGGTGCACAATGTGCTTGCTGTAGGTGACTTTGACTGCCAGCATAAAGCAGGTTTTATGTAGCTGGGGTAGCATCAATTTCTCCTTAGCTCCAAATAGTCAATAGCTCTCATTTAAACTCAAGCTGAGAACGTGAGTGATGGATACAGAAGTGCTGGAGTTCCATGTATCAAGTCTGGTAACAAGTCTTCTCAAGTCTGCAGTAGCTGAGCAGAAGGCAAATActctttctgcagttcttccttGTTTTACTTCATTTGTTGTGGGTGCAGGAACCGGACTGAGCTGCCAAGAGAAGGGATATGATGGTAGTAATGCAAGCCACATACAGCCAACTAAACTGTTTCTTTAGTCTTTAGCTGCATTTTCTAACCCTATGattagaataaataaatcttgACTGAGCTGGACGAAGGCAGCCTTTGTTAGGTGCCCAGAAGATTACAAAAATCTTGAAGTGGAAGATACCAGTTGAAAGTCTGCATGCATGTGGAGAGAGTTCAGGATGGGAAAGGGAGTAAAATGGGTCTTGTGTTTGGATGAATGATTCACAGCTCTAAAAACGTGATGTGTATCTGAGTCTTTCAACTCATACTGCTGTCTCTGCTGTACTTATGACCTTCTAGAGGTGTCCTCTGAGAGACAGCAATATGGTTTCCCGCTACCAGAAGGAATTCCTGGAACTGGAAAGGATTGGTGTAGGGGAATTTGGTTCTGTCTACAAATGCATCAAGCGCCTTGACGGATGTGTTTATGCCATCAAACGCTCCAAGAGGCCTCTGGCAGGATCCTCAGATGAGTGAGTGTGCTAGCTGAAATGATGGATGTGTTCTTGGGAGGTGTGATCGGGAAGGAGGGAGTGTGAATATAAAGGTATCTGAAGAGTGGTGGGAGCAAAAACTGGCTGCTGTTTAAATAAGAGGTGGGAGGGTGAAGAAAGATACCATTTCAGggcaaataaatacaaatgtcTAAGAGAGGAGAAGCCACATGCACTATAAAGTGATATGGCAGCTTACCCAGAATCCTTATACCCCATGCAGCCAGTCTGTCTTTAAAACAACTATTAAACTATTTACTTGTGGTATTGGCCTTCTACACAACCTATTTGCATCCGTATTGACCACCTAGTGTTATTCTGCATGCTGATGTGCCGAAGCAATGTCTTTGAAAGTACCTTTTCCACTTTAATAGAAGACAGTGCCTGCATTGGCAGCTGCTTGACAAGCTTGAGGTATTCCTGAATATCCATTTTAAGGCTTTGCTTCAGCAGCTGTGAGTCAGTCCATCTGCCAAAATCTGAGTCCAAAACAtccctgctttccctttcctgagTCAGGCTGCAAATCAAACTCATTGTATGGTCCCACACAGTACCCTGACATCCTGTCACCAATGCTTTTTCTGTGCATGCTTCTCTAGGCAGCTGGCATTGCGTGAGGTTTATGCTCATGCGGTCCTTGGACACCACCCCCATGTTGTGCGCTACTACTCAGCATGGGCAGAAGATGATCACATGATTATACAAAATGAACACTGTAATGGTAAGGGCTGGAGTGTTTTAAAGGCTGAGACGTTGGGTGGGTGCAGCTGAGATGAATGTGTCGTATGTTAACATCTTGGGTAGGAGAAAGGGCTCAACAGCCTTAGGGGAATGGAATTAAGTAATGGGTTGAACTGTTTACTCGTGCTGCAGGCAGAGTAGAACACTCACCTGGATTTGCTCTGGACACATTTGATTAGGAAATGCTGGGGAATATGCTTCTGGCTATCAGAGGAGCTGTGAATGCTGGTGTGTTGTTCTTGCTCACATGCTACCTCAAGCTGGGAGCTATGATAAGTGGTGATGGCTGTTTAGAGTAATAATTGCAAATCTGGTGCAGGTACCAGTTAAACATGGGGGCAGATGTTTTCTAGTGGCTGAAAAGCTGAGACTAAAGGAGAAgtgatgaaaataaagatgatggGAGAGAGGCAATTATATTTTTCTAGTCCTGCAAAAAGGCCAATCAACACTGAGAGCCACAACTTATCTGTCTTGTTGTCAAATGTTGCATTCTTTAATCAcatctgctgctgggagcttAATTTCCTTGCTCTGAACACAGTGTTTCATGAGGTCTTCAAATCTCAGACTGACTGTTTTCTTCTAGGTGGGAGTCTCCAAGATGTGCTTCtggaaaatgcaaagcatgGTCAGTATTTCCctgaaacaaagctgaaagaaattttGTTACAAGTCTCCATGGGACTAAAATACATCCACAACTCTGGCCTTGTGCACTTGGATATCAAACCTAGTAAGTGCAGCATTCTTCCTCTATCCTCTGAGAACTGCCCTTTCCACACTCTGACTCTCCTGGTAGACTTCTTACAGTGCTTTAAAGGGAAGAGGATTTTACCCTAGAAAGTGAATGTGCCGTGTGGATTCTGAAACTTTCCACTACTGCTGCTGTAAATCTGAACCTTCTGCAGCAGTTGGTATCATTTGACTTGTCTTGTGATCTTATTCACGGGAATAGTTTCCACTACTGGAGGAGCTAGTAGGGCTGCTAAAGGAGGAAGACTTCCTTATTTGCTATTGTTTTGTTGTACAGTGCTTGATCTTTGTGAGAAACTGGAGTGAGAAGTGAATATTTGTTCTGTACCTACCCCAAGGGATtatatttctgcaaaaatagtaaaaacaacaacaaaaaaatctactttGTGCAGCTGAGCATGGGCATATTCATGGCAGGGTTCCCTCTGCAGTCATGTGGTTAGATCCTCATAGTGGATGCTCTGTCCTGCTGGAATGTTCCTAGCaggggggagcagagggaggggCAGAGAAGGTGATTACAATGGGTAATTTTATACATAAGATgtaacagttttctgtttctgattgGGCAGGAAGCATATTCATAACTTGGTCTGCAAAGCATGTGTAGTTTTACAGGTGGGTTTACCACAGGATTGTCTGGCTGTTCTACTGATAGCTGCTAAACCTTACTTGTCTTGCAGGTAATATCTTTATCTGTTACAAGCTGGCAGTTGAGGGCCAAGCTGGGCAGGAAGAGAGTGACAGTGATGATGAGTTCTCTTCTGGTGTGATGTATAAGATTGGTAGGTTTTAGCTCACATTGCAACTACCTTACTTCTAAGGTTGCACTTCTGCTTGATGGTGCTCTGTCCTGGTTGCTGAAGGGTTTCTATACAGTACTGACATAATTTAGCATCATTTAAAATCATCCTAAATGACTCCTTGTACTCACCAGAATTAAATCCTCTAAAGCAACAAGCTTGTTTTCCATGCCCgcatttctgtttaaaagcagGCTTCTGgttcttttgctgcttctggTAGTTCTGTTGGTACCTTCTGGAAAGTAGAATTTTATTGATCTACTTCAGTTTGTTCTTACTCattcttttttgcttgcttgctttttaggTGATCTTGGCCACGTGACATCAATAGCAAACCCTCAAGTGGAGGAAGGAGACAGACGGTTTTTAGCCAATGAAATTTTGCAGGAGGTAACAGTTGCTGATGGGGTGGCTTGGTGAACAAGGGTAGTGAGCAAATAGAGAGAGATCAACAGTAATTAAGGCAAGGAACATGCCAGAATAATGACTTATCTCCTTTTTTCCTGCATCAGGTCTGGCTGTGAAATTGGTAGTTAACttaattggagaaaaataatgttgtcCTAACATAATTTACATTGCTCTAACATGCTTCAGAAGCAAGTTGAGATTATTGCAACTATTTTTAGCTTCTAGGGATAAGTTGGACAAACTTCTACAGTCCATTTCATGTTACATATCCAGTTGATATGAATCTGCTGGGTGTAACTACTGATGAATGCTTGTGCCTGCAGAAATGCTTTGCATACCAAACACTGATCAGGCAGTGTGGAGAGGTGGAAAGCACTGCTGGGGGAATTATGCCCTCTTCTGAGAGATGCATTAGTTCTGCCACTGTGGCCTGTGAACAAAAAGGAAATCCGTTTGTAATAACCAGTTTAGATATGCTGATGAGCTCAAGAATTCAGGACACAGGAGGACAAACATAACTTAGGGGTGGTGAAGGCTGTATCGTGTATTTGTTCAGTTGCTGCTTTTTGAGCTGGTATCCCAACACACCTCTGTTCAATATAACATTCTCTGTATAAATGTTCCTCTTATCTCTGCAGCAATACTTCCATTTGCCAAAGGCAGACATCTTTGCCCTGGCGCTCACAGTAGCTCTGGCAGCAGGTGCAGGACCATTGCCTCACAATGGGGCCATGTGGCACCACATCCGCAAGGGCAATATCCCATTGATCCCTCAGAAGCTTCCCAATGGCTTTATTGAACTCCTGAAGGTGAGGCAGCAGCCTTAACAGGAAGGGGGTTTTTCCAGGTGGTATGTGACAGGAAGAGTTGTAAACCCTGACTTTTGCCTTCTAGCTCATGATCCATCCTGACCCAATGGAAAGACCCTCTGCCACAGCTCTTACTAAGCACCCAATCCTCCGTCCTTCACTTAGAAAAGCTGTGCAGCTCCAGAAGCAGCTAAATGTGGAGAAGTGTAAGACTGCCATGCTGGAAAGGTAGGGCTTTTGTGAAGCCACTGGGGCTAGTTGAGCAAGTGCTGATGACCAGGCTTGAATGCAGGGAGGTCCATCAGCAGAGATACCCAGTGACACTGCCTGGATCTACAGGGTGGCAGGGCTGTAGGTAGACATTCATAGTGCCAATGCAGCAGTAGTTCATCTCTGGCTAAATTAGAGCAGTGAACTTGCACATCTACTGCGGTCATGGATGATGGCCCATGCTGGTACAATATGCAGGCAGATTAACTGATACTGAGCTGAGATAGTGGTTCAGcatggaagggaaagggaagggaaagagaactACCAGGTGGTTGCAGGCACCCTCTTCCCATGctctctcactgctgctggcagtgatgTTTTGAGATACTAGGATAGTTGCACCTTCCCTCTTGTTGCGGTATTCAGCTGGGAATGGGTTTACAGAGTAGGAAGAAGAACACATGCTCTGGGAGAGCAGCAAGAATCAGGGTAGGAAGGCAATGGAGAAGAAACATACCTTTATTAGGTATCTACTGCATGGAATGGCACTGACTTCAACTCAGTCCCACCAATAACAATATCTGAAGCAATGTGGAGGAGAAGACCTACCTAGCGGCACTTCATAACAGTGCTGGCTGGGTGCTTTTTGCTGACCTCACGTGCTGACTGCATAAGTGATCAGTCGATCCAGTCTGCAGGGGTAGTCATAAAGAACTTCTAATTTTCCAAATCAATGCTGGCAAAGTGCTAACTCTCCGATGCACGGCTGTTCACAGCCTCTGACAATTGACGGGCATTCATGCATGGTATAGCTtacttcccttctcttccatctCTTCCCTTGCAGGGAACTAAAAGCAGCTCGCCTTGCCCAGACCCTCATGAAGGACCAGCCCTTAGGAAATGCCAACTTACAGAAGTCTGAGACCTCTCCAAAGAAGAACAACAAGCGCCTTGTGGGAGGAAAGAGTTGTCGCTCATTTAGCTTTACTGTGGGTTACTGAACTTCTGTTATTTGAAAGGCTCTTGCTGCTGAATGACACTGAGAGCACAGGCTCTGCACAGACCAATGCCCCATGCTAGCTCTGCTTGTAAATTTTATTTGTTCCCTCATTAACTATGGTGAGATACTGgctgaggaaagggaagaattATTAGCTCTCAAGCATAAGATGCAATCTAAGAATATTTTCCTCAGTATTGATGTTTTCTTGTGTAACTGGTCTTGTTCTAGACTAAGGATAGTTCatccacagaaagaaaaggatggCATTTCCTCTAATTTCCTCTACTTCCCTTTGCTTAGATGGACACTGATCTTTATGTTTTTACTGCTGACCTCTTGTACGTCTTTAgaaggaagacagcatgtccTGCTGGTCCTTAGCAGTGAGGCAGTTGAAACAATGGTATTATGTTAACTATGTTTGGAGGCAGACCTGTTACACAGCAATCCTGGTGGCCTTGGAATGCATTTGGAGTGGTATTTCATTGAGGGAGTGAAGAGTAGACTGCTTTTAGTTAAGGGGGCCCCGCTGATTGAGCTGAAGTCACCCCCCCCTTATCTTTGAGCAATGAGTCAATCACAGCTGAAGTGGCTGAGCTTTTGCAGACCAGACCCTGAAGCCTGGCTTGTGCTGATAGGAAAGGACTTGGCATCAAGTGGGGGTTGTACCTCCAGTATGCAGGTAGGTGGCTCTGCATGCCTATGGGAAATGGAAACTTCTGGGATCTTGCTCATGGAGCAGCTCCACCTTCCTGAAGAATCGGCTTTTAAGCAATGGTGAGGGAAGCTAGAAAACATTTAagctttggtattttttttttttttccagagttgTCTATTtaaagtgaatattttttttttaagacaatcTCATCCCTCTGCTGAATGTCATGTTCTGGATACTCGTTGGTTGTGTGTGTCTAGCAGAAAGCCAGATGCACATGGTGTACTGCTACGAGGGAGAGCATAGCTTCTGCCTTGGTCACTGTGAGTTTTACTCGAGTAGAGTTTGTGCTCAAGTGTTTGAGagtgctgtttttaaattattaaatctTATccctttaaaagcaaaaggtgCCAATAAAGATTTTAACACTTGCTTTTACTgtactttgttttctgtgccttccttccttttctttcgCCCCCCACTCCCCCAGGAGCGCTGGTACAGCCCCTGCCTTCCCCGGCACGCCTTCCCTGACCATCCCCGCCGTCACCTACCCGGGTAGAGTCGTGTTTCCGCCGGACCCGCTGTATGAAACGCAGCCTCTCCTTTCCGCTTCCGGGCGGGCTCGTGTGGCCGCTGGGCTGGAGCGGCTCAGTCGGGGCTTCTCCCTGCGCGGCGGCGGCATGTGGCGGCGGCCGGCCTGGCGGGTagggcgggcggggcggcgcggggctctCGCTCGCTCCCGGGTCCTGCTGGGAGGAGGCGGGGTTCCCAAGTGCGCGCTGCAGAAATGCGGTGATTACAGCGTGTCCTCCCGAAATGATTGCTGTAGATTAAACCTTTCTCCTTGGTAGCTGTTTAACCTAGTAGTCTATGAGTAATCCGCTTGGCTACGTTTATCGTAGGTTCACAGGATGGCTTAGgctggaggggacctcaaagcccacccagccccatcCCCCTGccgtgtgcagggctgccacccagcagctcaggctgcccgtggccccatccaacctggccttgagcccctctagggatggggcaccacagcctGTGTCTCACGTTGAGTGGAATTGAACTCACACAGTGCTCTTGCAAGTTGCTGGAAAGGAACTTCGCTGCAAAATTGGCACTCAGAAAACGAACAGTAAAAGCACATGGTGTGAGTGGTGCTCATGCTTTGTGTCCTGGAAACTAACTTCTGTCTGTTCTTCAGGTGTTCTGCCAGTTGGTGAGGCATGAGTCTGGTGATACGGGTGGCTCATTGGTACTGGAACGATGTAAGTAGCTCCTGTGTGTGCCCGAGGTGATGCTTAGCTGTTACTCTTTGTGTTCTCATCCTGGTTTTAGAATGGCTGAAGTGTTCCAGGGAAGGAACAGATAGGAATGATagctgctgactgcagaaaCTGAGAATGCTGTTTCAAACAAACTCTTCAGGAGCTTCATGTCTTGGTCTGTGTCACATCAAGCAGCCCTTAAAGGGGAAAGCTAGGAAGTCCTGACAAGGTGTACAGCCTGAAGCAGGAAGGTGGTCTTGCTCTATTAGTGGCAGTGAATCAAACATCCTCTTATGTTTTTTCTTAGCTGCCTCTAGGAGTGCTGTGCTCCTGTTGCTCAGACTTCCATGTACTTGGGATGTATGTTTGGGTGCTGCTATTACTGCACTAGGTGTATGTTTGACTCCACCATTCAGTTCATGTGCTCCTAGAGTAAGAGTTCTCCTCCACCTCTTCCAGCTTTCCTTCATCAAGAATAAATTGTCTGTTTGTTGCTGATATGTCTGTTAAAATTAGCGACCTCAAATCAGAGGATGTGATGTAATAATGGAACAttgttttaattataaaatagGACAATGAACTATTATAGTTTTATAGCTTAAAAGtcaaagtgtttttaaataaatgctaaataGTCTCATATGACATATAGACGTTTCCTTCCAGTGGTTTGAAAGAAGCTTATAAGGAGGAGGACTGGCTTTTCACATGGTCAGGTAGTGATAGGgtaagggggaatggctgtaaactaaaagagaggaaatttaggttagatgttaggaagaaattctttactcagagtggtgaggcacagctgcacagagtaCCCCATTCCcggaggcactcaaggccaggttggatggggccctgggcaacctgagcaggtgggggggggagagggtgGAAGGGGGGTTGAGTAGCCCTGCCCGCAGCAGGGAGATGTATCTgagtgggctttgaggtcccttcaaactaAGCTGTTctgtggaaagagaaaataaagaacctTCAGCTTTCTAAATGAAGTTACTTAGCAGTGATAACTGTAATAGAGCAGTAACTGCTGTGGGGCCTGATTAGCCCAGTTATAAAAACTGGAGAATGGTCAGAAGGTGTGGGAAATAACTTTTCTGGCCCTTGATAAAAGCTGCTGATTGATTTAAGACTTGCTGTGATCAGAAGGATCATAATTCAGCTGTACAAACCTCTTTGGATTCCTTATTCTCCTCCTACCACTGAAGTGGATAAAATTACTGATTCTGTATTGGTTTGCCCCACATTGCTTAGCGCATCTCACCTTGCATTTACTGCCTTGTGTTTCAGCCATGAATCGTGTTCAGTTACTGGGTCGGGTTGGACAGGACCCTATCATGAGGCAAGTGGATGGAAAAAATCCTGTTACCATATTTTCTCTTGCAACCAATGAGATGTGGCGGACAGGGGAAAATGAAGTAACACAGACAGGTGAGTCTGCAACAAAGGTtgagcaggctgctgctgctgtgttctgaaaTTTGTACTTTCAGTAGCACTATGCTTTGTCTTTGGGCTGCTCTGTACGTCTCTCAGGTGCAGGGAAGATCCTTTGAGGTAATTTGTACATCCCTACCTAAATCCTCAACAGCATGTACCAAATTTTTTTGATTCTcctctgcagaagcagagagtGCTGGcttagcaatttttttcttgttgggCTTGCCAGAAGTATAGCAGTTCCATACTCTTACTTGCATCccatgaggggaaaaaagaatgagtACATCTTT encodes:
- the WEE2 gene encoding wee1-like protein kinase 2 isoform X1, giving the protein MQARLHSISSISYGEMDDWENNNDFIQRLDFSNCGEEGEDRSINEEDTLSSSPDKSCDFQKWNSPLPATPHRKLSEIFLSRTKSWMSPTLKSSPGVSRTRGDAETPLHITWKKLQLYDTPHTPKSLLSKTAFPSPGAKVPPKGFRHLRFTPGADLDDSTQASLVNINPFTPESYRQMLFLPNGKRKDREIRNPDLRGQVKQELPTKRCPLRDSNMVSRYQKEFLELERIGVGEFGSVYKCIKRLDGCVYAIKRSKRPLAGSSDEQLALREVYAHAVLGHHPHVVRYYSAWAEDDHMIIQNEHCNGGSLQDVLLENAKHGQYFPETKLKEILLQVSMGLKYIHNSGLVHLDIKPSNIFICYKLAVEGQAGQEESDSDDEFSSGVMYKIGDLGHVTSIANPQVEEGDRRFLANEILQEQYFHLPKADIFALALTVALAAGAGPLPHNGAMWHHIRKGNIPLIPQKLPNGFIELLKLMIHPDPMERPSATALTKHPILRPSLRKAVQLQKQLNVEKCKTAMLERELKAARLAQTLMKDQPLGNANLQKSETSPKKNNKRLVGGKSCRSFSFTVGY
- the SSBP1 gene encoding single-stranded DNA-binding protein, mitochondrial, producing MWRRPAWRVFCQLVRHESGDTGGSLVLERSMNRVQLLGRVGQDPIMRQVDGKNPVTIFSLATNEMWRTGENEVTQTGDISQKTTWHRISVFRPGLRDVTYQYVKKGSRLYVEGKLDYGEYTDKNNVRRQATTIIADNVIFLSDNIKEKV
- the WEE2 gene encoding wee1-like protein kinase 2 isoform X2, whose protein sequence is MDDWENNNDFIQRLDFSNCGEEGEDRSINEEDTLSSSPDKSCDFQKWNSPLPATPHRKLSEIFLSRTKSWMSPTLKSSPGVSRTRGDAETPLHITWKKLQLYDTPHTPKSLLSKTAFPSPGAKVPPKGFRHLRFTPGADLDDSTQASLVNINPFTPESYRQMLFLPNGKRKDREIRNPDLRGQVKQELPTKRCPLRDSNMVSRYQKEFLELERIGVGEFGSVYKCIKRLDGCVYAIKRSKRPLAGSSDEQLALREVYAHAVLGHHPHVVRYYSAWAEDDHMIIQNEHCNGGSLQDVLLENAKHGQYFPETKLKEILLQVSMGLKYIHNSGLVHLDIKPSNIFICYKLAVEGQAGQEESDSDDEFSSGVMYKIGDLGHVTSIANPQVEEGDRRFLANEILQEQYFHLPKADIFALALTVALAAGAGPLPHNGAMWHHIRKGNIPLIPQKLPNGFIELLKLMIHPDPMERPSATALTKHPILRPSLRKAVQLQKQLNVEKCKTAMLERELKAARLAQTLMKDQPLGNANLQKSETSPKKNNKRLVGGKSCRSFSFTVGY